A single genomic interval of Paenibacillus macerans harbors:
- a CDS encoding response regulator, producing MYELLIVDDHTHLVDSLERNMPWEALGIGKVHKAFSGEEALEFCKSYPVDIIITDIRMPGISGLELIGHIKKYDKHFKSILLSGYGEWDYAQEAIRHQVDGYLLKPVDHGELAGMLRRLTEALRLEWDERGKQEKAVNMLRQHMPLFREKLLMDLLQGRRLPPELLEEKLAYYQLPFRPNDETAMCLLRIESSAEELKWQDQSLLASAVVNIAEETFSDLFHVWHGRDPFEHEVFILKARDESWFKREPHPERARQQSLEHLASRLQHRVRHFLKISISIVVSHWQMMTDGLRGTYQASLAVFARHLGGETDLYIRLQDAAVPEMPYRVYSLYESPTLIQLFEISQWEAISAKWDVIFQEVTDKRMESRETLLELYYHAMGAFSFFAHKNGLSLHDIIPPEPDKAGDASRFRHMRQLQDWIAHTLKRFQDMTKSEWDNEQAALIRKVQQYIQDRLADATLQTAADHVGLHPAYLSALFKSKTNENFSEYLYRVRMQRAREMLIEQPVLKVGDIAEAIGYHKPQYFIKLFKEHYGLTPQDFRHKST from the coding sequence ATGTATGAGCTGCTAATCGTCGATGATCATACTCACCTTGTGGATAGTCTCGAACGCAACATGCCTTGGGAAGCGCTCGGCATCGGCAAGGTTCACAAGGCTTTCTCCGGCGAGGAAGCACTTGAATTTTGCAAAAGCTATCCCGTCGATATTATCATTACCGACATTCGCATGCCCGGCATCTCCGGACTCGAGCTGATCGGGCATATCAAAAAATACGACAAGCACTTCAAAAGCATCCTGCTGTCCGGCTACGGCGAATGGGACTACGCGCAGGAGGCGATCAGACATCAGGTGGACGGCTACCTGCTCAAGCCGGTCGACCATGGGGAGCTGGCCGGCATGCTGCGCCGGCTGACGGAAGCCCTTCGCCTCGAATGGGACGAGCGGGGCAAGCAGGAGAAGGCCGTAAACATGCTGCGCCAGCATATGCCGTTGTTCCGAGAGAAGCTGCTCATGGATCTGCTGCAAGGGCGGAGGCTCCCCCCCGAGCTGCTTGAGGAGAAGCTGGCTTATTATCAGCTACCGTTCCGCCCAAACGACGAGACGGCGATGTGCCTCCTCCGCATCGAATCGTCCGCGGAAGAACTGAAATGGCAGGACCAATCGCTGCTCGCCTCGGCCGTCGTCAATATCGCAGAGGAGACGTTCTCGGATTTGTTCCACGTCTGGCACGGGCGTGATCCGTTCGAGCATGAAGTCTTCATCCTCAAGGCCCGGGATGAGTCCTGGTTTAAGCGAGAGCCGCATCCGGAGCGGGCCCGACAACAGTCGCTGGAGCATTTGGCGTCCAGGCTGCAGCACCGCGTCAGGCACTTTCTCAAAATCAGCATCTCGATCGTCGTGAGCCATTGGCAGATGATGACGGACGGCCTGCGCGGGACGTACCAGGCTTCGCTGGCTGTATTCGCCCGTCATCTCGGTGGCGAAACGGATCTGTACATCCGCCTGCAGGACGCCGCCGTGCCCGAGATGCCCTACCGCGTCTACAGCCTGTACGAGTCGCCCACGCTCATCCAACTGTTCGAGATCAGCCAGTGGGAGGCGATTTCCGCCAAGTGGGACGTTATCTTCCAGGAGGTGACGGACAAGCGGATGGAGTCGCGGGAGACGCTGCTTGAGCTTTATTATCACGCGATGGGCGCCTTCAGCTTTTTTGCCCACAAAAACGGGCTCAGCCTGCATGATATCATCCCGCCCGAGCCGGACAAGGCCGGCGACGCGAGCCGCTTTCGCCATATGCGCCAGCTGCAGGACTGGATCGCCCACACGCTTAAGCGGTTCCAGGATATGACCAAAAGCGAATGGGACAACGAGCAGGCGGCGCTCATCCGCAAGGTCCAGCAATACATCCAAGACCGGCTGGCGGATGCCACGCTGCAGACGGCGGCGGATCACGTTGGCCTGCATCCGGCATACCTGTCGGCCCTGTTCAAGAGCAAAACAAACGAGAATTTCAGCGAATATTTATACAGGGTGCGCATGCAGCGAGCACGAGAAATGCTTATCGAGCAACCTGTGCTCAAGGTGGGCGACATCGCGGAGGCGATCGGCTACCACAAGCCGCAATACTTTATCAAGCTGTTCAAGGAACATTACGGACTGACGCCGCAAGACTTCCGCCACAAATCCACCTGA
- a CDS encoding glycoside hydrolase family 31 protein, which yields MTNISIARLPGEYWWGGAINEGSAMPFGRTAHTRDLRVTDDNQASPLLLSSKGRYIWSEEPFAFRVDENGLSVFDSAGEVVVEEGHNSLQGAYRHAARRHFPPSGLLPDALAFTAPQYCTWIEMFYAPAQDKILRYAEAILANGLPPGILIIDDNWMKDYGMWDFDKHRFPDPRAMIDTLHGMGFKVMLWMCPYVSADCTLFKELHGGDLLMKGADGAPVLRHWWNGYSAVVDYTKEEGAAWFRRQMDRLIADYGVDGFKLDAGEPILPGGKDTTQLVAWTRPLRLLEDCEAYAALGVGYPLIELRMCWKLGGQGLIQRQRDKKHTWDDDGLGGLIPNAIAQGLLGYAFNCPDMIGGGMDGDINSPDFRFDSELFVRYTQCAALFPVMQFSMAPWRVLRGDELTWCLNAVRLRSELGSELLALARQAAKDGLPMLRSLEFEYPGRGYALVQDQFLLGSNLLVAPVVAKGQTSRRVVFPEGRWQGDDGSVVSGPAELEVAAPLSRLPWYRKIQ from the coding sequence ATGACCAATATCTCAATCGCCCGGCTGCCCGGCGAATACTGGTGGGGCGGCGCGATTAACGAAGGCAGCGCCATGCCGTTCGGACGGACGGCCCATACGCGGGATTTGCGTGTGACGGACGACAACCAGGCCTCGCCGTTGCTGCTCTCCAGCAAGGGCCGGTACATTTGGAGCGAGGAGCCGTTCGCTTTCCGCGTGGATGAGAACGGGCTGTCCGTCTTTGACAGCGCCGGCGAAGTCGTCGTCGAAGAAGGGCATAACTCACTGCAGGGGGCCTATCGCCATGCCGCCCGCAGGCACTTCCCGCCGTCCGGGCTGCTCCCCGACGCGCTCGCGTTTACGGCCCCGCAGTACTGCACCTGGATCGAGATGTTCTATGCGCCCGCACAGGACAAGATCCTCCGCTACGCCGAGGCGATCCTAGCGAACGGACTGCCGCCCGGCATCCTCATCATCGACGACAACTGGATGAAGGACTATGGTATGTGGGACTTTGACAAGCACCGCTTCCCCGATCCCCGGGCGATGATCGATACGCTGCACGGCATGGGCTTCAAGGTGATGCTCTGGATGTGCCCGTACGTGAGCGCGGACTGCACGCTGTTCAAGGAATTGCACGGCGGCGATCTGCTCATGAAGGGCGCGGACGGCGCGCCCGTGCTCCGGCATTGGTGGAACGGCTACAGCGCCGTCGTGGACTATACGAAGGAGGAGGGCGCGGCTTGGTTCAGGCGGCAGATGGACCGGCTGATCGCGGATTACGGCGTCGACGGCTTCAAGCTCGACGCCGGCGAGCCGATCCTGCCGGGGGGGAAGGATACGACGCAGCTTGTCGCCTGGACACGCCCGCTGCGCCTGCTCGAGGATTGCGAAGCCTATGCCGCCCTCGGGGTCGGCTACCCGCTCATCGAACTGCGCATGTGCTGGAAGCTCGGCGGGCAGGGACTGATCCAGCGTCAGCGGGACAAGAAACATACGTGGGACGACGACGGGCTCGGCGGCCTCATCCCGAACGCGATCGCGCAGGGGCTGCTTGGCTATGCCTTCAACTGCCCGGACATGATCGGCGGCGGCATGGACGGCGACATCAACTCCCCGGACTTCCGCTTCGACAGCGAGCTGTTCGTCCGGTACACCCAGTGCGCCGCGCTGTTCCCCGTCATGCAGTTTTCCATGGCGCCCTGGCGCGTACTGCGCGGCGACGAACTAACCTGGTGCCTGAACGCCGTGCGGCTCAGATCCGAGCTTGGCTCCGAGCTGCTCGCGCTCGCCCGCCAGGCCGCGAAAGACGGTCTGCCGATGCTGCGCAGCCTGGAGTTCGAATATCCCGGCCGCGGCTACGCGCTTGTACAGGATCAGTTTCTGCTCGGCTCGAACTTGCTGGTCGCACCGGTCGTCGCAAAAGGACAAACGTCGCGGCGCGTCGTCTTCCCCGAGGGCCGATGGCAGGGGGATGACGGGAGCGTCGTCAGCGGCCCGGCCGAGCTGGAAGTCGCGGCTCCCCTCTCGCGTTTGCCCTGGTATCGCAAAATTCAATAG